In Alistipes sp. ZOR0009, one DNA window encodes the following:
- a CDS encoding cell division protein ZapA, translating to MEDKLSIRVNVADRYYPLKIERSDEEKIRKAAKMINERVTQYQQRYADKDVQDFMAMAALQFVIKMLDTEYKLDDSPLLGDLEKLDREIDDYLSKVE from the coding sequence ATGGAGGATAAACTTTCGATACGAGTAAATGTGGCCGACCGGTACTACCCCTTGAAGATTGAGAGATCGGACGAGGAGAAGATACGTAAGGCTGCAAAGATGATAAACGAAAGGGTTACCCAGTACCAGCAGCGCTACGCCGATAAGGATGTACAGGACTTTATGGCCATGGCTGCACTGCAGTTTGTGATAAAGATGCTAGACACAGAATATAAGTTAGATGATTCTCCGTTGTTGGGGGATTTGGAAAAACTTGATAGGGAGATTGACGATTACTTAAGTAAAGTAGAGTAG
- the rny gene encoding ribonuclease Y, producing the protein MTTTIIIVAIGSLVVGGVISYVLFNKVITKRKDKIIREAEAEAEVLRKDKILQAKEKFLLMRAEHEKVVNEKNARILQAENKIKQKELQINQRLEEYQRKQKELNVLRDNLGAQMELVDKRGEELDKMHRQQVEKLEQISGMSGEEAKNMLMDSMKNEAKTQAMSYINEVVDEAKMTANKEAKRIVIQSIQRVATEAAIENSVTVFNIDSDEIKGRIIGREGRNIRALEAATGVEIIVDDTPEAIILSAFDPVRREIARLALHQLVTDGRIHPARIEEVVEKVKKQIEEEIIEVGKRTAIDLGIHGLHPELIRLIGKMKYRSSYGQNLLQHSREVANLCGIMASELGLNAKLAKRAGLLHDIGKVPDDEPELPHAILGMKLAEKYKEKPEICNAIGAHHDEVEMTSMISPIIQVCDAISGARPGARREVVESYIKRLKEMENLALSYPGVLKTYAIQAGRELRVIVGSEKVNDADAEKMSFEIAKKIQDEMTYPGQVKITVIRETRAISYAK; encoded by the coding sequence ATGACGACGACTATCATAATAGTTGCAATAGGATCCTTGGTGGTTGGTGGCGTTATCTCTTATGTTCTTTTCAACAAGGTTATCACCAAGCGAAAAGATAAGATAATAAGAGAGGCCGAAGCCGAAGCTGAGGTTTTGAGGAAGGATAAGATTCTTCAGGCTAAAGAGAAATTTCTTTTGATGAGAGCCGAGCATGAGAAGGTCGTAAACGAGAAGAATGCGAGAATCCTGCAGGCCGAAAATAAAATTAAGCAGAAAGAACTTCAAATCAACCAGCGCTTGGAGGAGTACCAGCGCAAGCAGAAGGAGCTGAACGTGCTCCGCGACAACCTCGGCGCCCAAATGGAGCTGGTGGACAAGCGCGGCGAGGAGCTGGACAAGATGCACCGTCAGCAGGTTGAGAAGTTGGAGCAGATTTCGGGCATGTCGGGCGAAGAGGCAAAGAATATGCTGATGGACTCGATGAAGAACGAGGCTAAGACTCAGGCCATGTCGTACATTAACGAGGTGGTGGATGAGGCCAAAATGACGGCCAACAAGGAGGCCAAGCGTATCGTTATACAGTCGATACAGCGCGTGGCTACCGAGGCGGCTATCGAGAATTCGGTTACCGTATTCAACATTGACAGCGACGAGATTAAGGGCCGCATCATTGGCCGCGAAGGGCGCAACATCCGTGCGCTAGAGGCCGCTACGGGCGTCGAAATTATTGTAGACGATACCCCTGAGGCCATCATCCTATCTGCATTTGACCCTGTACGCCGTGAGATTGCCCGCCTGGCCTTGCACCAGCTGGTTACCGACGGCCGTATCCACCCTGCCCGTATTGAGGAGGTGGTTGAGAAGGTGAAGAAGCAGATTGAGGAGGAGATTATTGAGGTGGGTAAGCGCACGGCGATTGACCTGGGAATCCACGGCCTGCACCCCGAGCTGATCCGCCTGATTGGTAAGATGAAGTACCGCTCGTCGTACGGGCAGAACCTGCTGCAGCACTCGCGCGAGGTGGCCAACCTGTGCGGCATTATGGCCTCGGAGCTGGGCTTGAACGCCAAGCTGGCCAAGCGTGCCGGTTTGCTGCACGATATTGGTAAGGTGCCAGACGATGAGCCAGAGCTACCACACGCCATTTTGGGTATGAAGCTGGCCGAGAAGTACAAGGAGAAGCCGGAGATTTGCAACGCCATTGGTGCGCACCACGACGAGGTGGAGATGACCTCGATGATTTCTCCAATTATACAGGTGTGCGACGCGATTTCTGGTGCCCGTCCGGGTGCCCGCCGCGAGGTGGTGGAATCGTACATCAAGCGCCTGAAGGAGATGGAGAACTTGGCGCTATCGTACCCCGGTGTGCTTAAGACCTACGCGATACAGGCCGGACGCGAGCTGCGCGTGATTGTGGGCAGCGAGAAGGTGAACGATGCCGACGCTGAAAAGATGTCGTTTGAGATTGCCAAGAAGATTCAGGATGAGATGACCTACCCTGGGCAGGTTAAGATTACCGTTATTCGCGAAACGCGCGCAATTAGCTACGCCAAGTAG